In Dreissena polymorpha isolate Duluth1 chromosome 11, UMN_Dpol_1.0, whole genome shotgun sequence, the genomic window CCTTCGGCAACGACTCAATTGCTAGTTCAAAGTATGCCGTGTTTGTCTCAAATACAGTCTTACAATGCATAAAACACTTTACCCATTTAGTGGTACCAGCTGGTATTGTTACACTATTTTTACCTATCTTTACTTGTCCATAATCGGACTCATCTCTTATCAATTTACACAGGGAAACTGCGGCATCTCTTGACAAGCAATCAATTGCATCAACCAGTCGTTGACCCATTATATCTTCACCAACCAAGTCTTGGTAGATAGTTATGACATTGAAACCAATTATTGGTTTATTGACTGAGTCAATACTGGATACCAAAAATGGCACGTCAAGAGACTCCGACTGTTTTccaattttaaattgtatgttcaCAAAACCATCATAGGGAATAACGTCAACACTTGCAGATTCAATGTTTAAACCAGTTATGTGAGTTATAGGCTGAATCTGAACACCTAGATCTTTACACAGTTTAGATGGTATGATTGACACCTGGGCACCAGTGTCCCATAGACAGTGAATGTTGGTTTCATTTAATGAACAATTAACTACACATTTCTCTCCCACTAGATTTACAATTTTGTTCTTCACTGAAGATATTAACGGAAATATATTGCCCTTGGTGTTTAGAAGGTTACTAGTATCACTATGTTTGCCATTTTCTAATTCTGTTATTCGAGTATTTATGAGATTAATATCTAGGGGAGTAGTTTCTGTCCTTGTGGCCACTGGCCTCCCTGCGCCAGTGACCCTTTCCCGTTTAAAGATTCCTTTCCATGAAAACACCCCCGGGCCATGTGGCCTGCTGATCCGCATTTGAAACAGTGGTCACATCTCTATCTATTGTTAGTGACACAATCTTGACAAAATCCTCTCTTCTTTTCTTTTCCACGTCCAGTCTTTTGCAACGTGTTAACTTGTTCTTGGAGTTTCTTGACCATATCCTCGATGGATTTCATATTATCGTCAACTTTAGCACTCGAAACAGtttttgtcttgactttctgctTATGCTCAGTTTCAACCAGGTTGATTTCATTTAGAGCTTTCATAACTTCGACGTCTTAACCCCTGGAACTAGCACAGTTCGTAGTCGGTGCCTTATATTGTCGTCCCTTACCTGTCTGTAAAGCGTGAATAAACATCCTTTCGACGAGTGTTACATCGTATGGAATGTGGTCCTCTTCTGTAGACGCCGTGATcagtttttgtttcaaatatagcGACCTCATCAAAAACTCTGTTTCTGATTCGTGGCTTCCTTGTGACAAGTTACAAAGTTTCTTGTAAAGTTCTGTATGGGTTTGACCCTTAAAATATGATTGCAGTATCTCCTTAAGTACATCCTTGGTCAATGCATCTCTACCTTCAACATAATGCCTTAATTTCGACCCGGCTTGGAATGCCCTGATCACACCCTCCACAACTTCTCTATCGGTGTGTCCTTTTGCAAGTCCGTTTGCTATTTGTCTCCTCAAACTGGCGAAACTCTAACCCCCTGCATCTGCGATGGTACCATGCACCTTAAAGTCCTTTTTGAAAATGGTCGGAACGCTAGGTACCACAGGTGGTGGCGTTGGTGGCTTTGATGGGACCGTCCCACCATGCCCTGTAATACTGACAGAAACGGGTGGCACTGTTGGAGGCGTTGTCGCACACACTTCTTTAACATGCTGCTCTAGTTCTTCTCAAAGATTAATTTTCTTTTCTTCATTCTTTTCTATGATGATGTTTGCCAGTTGCTCTTCTAAATATTCAACTTGTTCATATGTCGTAACTGAGTGAACAGTCGGT contains:
- the LOC127850353 gene encoding uncharacterized protein LOC127850353 gives rise to the protein MRISRPHGPGVFSWKGIFKRERVTGAGRPVATRTETTPLDINLINTRITELENGKHSDTSNLLNTKGNIFPLISSVKNKIVNLVGEKCVVNCSLNETNIHCLWDTGAQVSIIPSKLCKDLGVQIQPITHITGLNIESASVDVIPYDGFVNIQFKIGKQSESLDVPFLVSSIDSVNKPIIGFNVITIYQDLVGEDIMGQRLVDAIDCLSRDAAVSLCKLIRDESDYGQVKIGKNSVTIPAGTTKWVKCFMHCKTVFETNTAYFELAIESLPKGLIAHEVIVTVPKGSTCSVEVPIENNSYHDIVLPKRQVLGSITTIKSYITLTDKRNQIQPKPTVNSVQCEVGFSEEISDDAFQLDMVNTEGLTSDQVRQIQEMLLAEQDAFSKGDNDVGFAPDLEMEIKL